Sequence from the Thermocoleostomius sinensis A174 genome:
GCGGATTGTGGTTGGGGCAACGGTGGAAGACGTGGGCTTTACTCCCCATAACACAGCCGTTGGCGTCCAAATGCTGCTCAATCAAGCTTTGCGGCTCTATCCGCCGCTGCAAACCCTACCGTTACAAGAATGCTGGTGGGGGTTTCGTCCTGCCACACCCGATGAACTGCCCATCTTGGGAGACAGCCATTGCCAAAACCTGACGTTTGCTACCGGACACTACCGCAATGGTATTCTATTGGCTCCTGTCACTGCTCAACTGATTGCCGATCGCGTTTGGAATCAGCAATGTAGCCCTCTCTTAGACGCCTTTACTTGGGAACGGTTTGTTCAGCCCGCTGCAACGGTGCAGTCTAGCCCTTCTGCGGCAACCCCTCCCACCCATACTCAACCTTCTTTCTCTGATTCAATCATGTTGCAATATTCCTCGGCTTCGATCGCCACCCTAGACCCCTCTGCCAATTCTCAGTTAACTCTTACCGATCCACAGCCCTTAGTGATTGCCGGACGCACGTTTCGATCGCGCCTGATGACGGGAACGGGCAAATACCGCAATTTTGATCAGATGCGCCAAAGCATTGTGGCGAGTGGCTGTGAGATTGTCACTGTAGCAGTGCGGCGTGTGCAGACCAATGCTCCGGGTCATGAAGGACTGGCGGAGGCGATCGACTGGGGCAAAATTTGGATGCTGCCCAACACGGCAGGCTGCAAGACGGCAGAGGAGGCTGTACGGGTAGCGCGACTGGGACGGGAAATGGCTAAACTGCTGGGACAGGAAGACAACAATTTTGTCAAGCTGGAGGTGATTCCCGATCCGAAGTATCTCTTACCCGATCCGATCGGCACGCTGGAGGCAGCAGAGCAACTGGTACAGGAAGGGTTTGCGGTTCTGCCCTACATTAATGCTGACCCGCTGTTGGCCAAGCGGCTGGAAGAAGCGGGCTGTGCTACGGTGATGCCGTTAGGATCTCCAATTGGTTCTGGGCAGGGCATCAAAAACACCGCCAATATTCAAATCATCATCGAAACCGCTCAGGTTCCTGTGGTCGTTGATGCAGGCATTGGTACACCCAGCGAGGCAGCTCAAGCAATGGAGCTAGGGGCAGATGCGTTGTTGATCAATACGGCGATCGCTCAGGCGGAAAACCCAGCCATTATGGCGCGGGCAATGGGCATGGCTACAGAAGCCGGACGCATGGCGTTTTTGGCAGGACGAATTCCCGTGAAAACCTACGCTAGCCCTAGTTCTCCTTTAACTGGGACAATCACAAACTAAGTTCAGCCTCCGATTGCGCTCCTTCTAATTCCCAACCCCTAAACGCTCATCTCTTGCTGCCGATCGCTC
This genomic interval carries:
- the thiO gene encoding glycine oxidase ThiO, which encodes MHQTRNQTSDSLIIGGGVIGLAIAVELKLQGARVTVLSRDSQQAATQAAAGMLAPRAEQLPPGAMADLCLKSLSLYPDWISKLEDLSGASAHYWPCGIIAPVYRLDSSAESSLVSPSSGQIWLDRQAIHQAQPGLSSDVIGGWWFPEDGQVDNRSLAQVLRLAAQQLGVEIREGVTVTAIQQQQGQISGLKTSAGDFQAGHYILATGAWMQELLPVPVQPRKGQMLALQSLSLERSHLSLQRVLYGEEVYIVPRRDGRIVVGATVEDVGFTPHNTAVGVQMLLNQALRLYPPLQTLPLQECWWGFRPATPDELPILGDSHCQNLTFATGHYRNGILLAPVTAQLIADRVWNQQCSPLLDAFTWERFVQPAATVQSSPSAATPPTHTQPSFSDSIMLQYSSASIATLDPSANSQLTLTDPQPLVIAGRTFRSRLMTGTGKYRNFDQMRQSIVASGCEIVTVAVRRVQTNAPGHEGLAEAIDWGKIWMLPNTAGCKTAEEAVRVARLGREMAKLLGQEDNNFVKLEVIPDPKYLLPDPIGTLEAAEQLVQEGFAVLPYINADPLLAKRLEEAGCATVMPLGSPIGSGQGIKNTANIQIIIETAQVPVVVDAGIGTPSEAAQAMELGADALLINTAIAQAENPAIMARAMGMATEAGRMAFLAGRIPVKTYASPSSPLTGTITN